DNA sequence from the Butyricimonas faecalis genome:
TCCGTCAACTGCGTCTGTTGATTCTTCAATTCCATACCGGTAAGGGTTCCGCTACGATATTTCTCGGCGTTTATGTCGTACGTGCGTTCCGCGTTCTTAACCGTTTGGCGGGCGATTTCGATTTGTCTCAATAATTTGGGTAACTCCCGACACACCTGACGAACGTTGAGTATGATGGATTTTCTTTCCTCCTCGTTACTGATCTCCGTGTTCTCGTTGGATAATTCCGAGCTGCGGATGTTTGCTTTTCTTGCACCCCAATCCCAGATAGGAACGGTCAACGTGATCCCGATCGTCTCGTTATCATCCGGTTTCGAGAAAGCTCCGTTGAACTTGTTTCCTTGTCCCATCAAGCCCACTCTGGCGGAAATGCTACCTTTGAACTTGTTGTTGTCCCTCGCTTCGATCAGGCTAAAAATGCCCTCTTCGATAGCAATTTGTTGTTGACGGATCTCCATGCGTTGTGTCAAGGCATATTTGACCGCTTGATTCACATCCACGTGAACCGAATCAATCTGGATGTCAGGTAAGATGCTGATATCTATATCCAAGGGTAAACCCAAAGTTTGCTTGAACTGATCTTTGGTATTCTCGTAACTCGTTTCCGTGTCGGCGAGAGAATTCTCGTTCGTGGCCAAGGTTACTTCTGCCTGGAATAATTCTTCCGGGGGGATTAATCCTTGGTCTACCTTATTCTTGATGATTTCGTAATTTTGTTTTTGGCTCTGGAAAGCTTCCCGGGCCGTGACCAACCTTTTATAAGACTGGTAAACGCTATAAAATGCCGAAGTCACGTTTTTCTCGATGTTCAGTTGGGCCAAAGCGTATTGTATCTTTGCTTTTTCAAGGTTGAATTCCAACCTTTTCAATTGCATCTTGGTCTTGTTATAAGTAAAGATCGGTTGTTCTAAATTCAAGCTGAGGTTATTTGAAAAAGAGGTACTCTTGGCCCCGAAAGATTGGTTGTCATCATCCTGCCAATTGAACGAGTTACTGAGCGTGATCGTTCCGTCCGTCCACTTGATCGGTTGACTGATCCTGAAATCCAGTCCGGAACTCATGGATTTTCGGGTATACCATTGCGTGTTGTACTCGTCGAACGATGTACTTCTGGTATATTGAAACGGGTTCAGGTTCAAACTGAACTGCGACTTTAACGACGCTTTCTGTTGGATAAGAGCTAGTTCACTTTGTTCCAGGCTCATTTTACTTTGAATGATGGAAGGACTTTGTTGATAAGCGATCTCCAGAGCCTTTTCCAACGTCAAAAATTCCTGAGCAAACGTTGATCCGGAACAAAGCATGAGTATTCCCGAAATAATCAACGAAATTGACGCGATCTTTTTCATAATATGTTGTTGTTATTTATTTGTTATTGTTCGTGTAAACCCACTTTACGGCGTCAGCAAAAATGATTTGATTTGACTCCGATCCCTTGTCACTTAAGGTGATCTTGGCTTCTCCTTGCGAGAAATAGAAAGATCCCAACGTCATCCATCCCTGTCGTCCCCGTCCAGTTTCAACGGATATCTCTTCTTCCCCGTCATCGTGTTTTACCGTGTAGTATTGTGTTTTTTTCTCTTCTCCTCCTCGCCGTCTCCATCCCATCATCGGGAGTTCTGAGGTGTACACGAATACTTCGTAAAAGCCCGGAATTTGTATCTGGGTAGTCCATTCGGCCTTGTTACTTCCGCTTCCGGATTTTTTATACATGGCACTATTGATATAATCCCCGTAATAATTGGGGCCTATCGTGGCTGTCCATCTGCTGGGCGGCATCCAGAAATTCAAGTGCTTGTATTTATCTTCACTCTCTTTTTTAAACAAAGATTGCAGTTTGTTTTTTTGATTGGATTCAATGATTCGGAATCCGGGATCTTCATTATCCACCGTAATCTCTTTCGGATTGAATGTGAACAAGGCGGCATCCGTGTCGAAAATTCCTGTTGTCGAATCCGTGGTCGTGGTGGTCACTTTTGCAAAGCTGTGCATGATCGAACTGGGCAGATTCTGCGAGATATTCGTGTTAATTGTGAGGCTGCTCGGACGTTCGTCACACAAAATGCGAATTTCTTTGTACTTCTGAGGTTCTATGATGTAATTTTTCGCCGGCTTTTCTTCCATTTGTGCTGCCCGTCCTCTTCTCCCTCGCGGACCTCCGGGGAACATGCCTCCTCCTTCCTCGATGTTGACAGAGATAATTCCCTCCACCTTCGTGGGATTGTAAATTTTAAACTTCACGATGTATTTCGTGTAGTCCCCGATTTCTATCTGGTCGGCATCAATGCCTTTTACGATGAATCGAGGTGTACTGTTGATCGTG
Encoded proteins:
- a CDS encoding TolC family protein, translated to MKKIASISLIISGILMLCSGSTFAQEFLTLEKALEIAYQQSPSIIQSKMSLEQSELALIQQKASLKSQFSLNLNPFQYTRSTSFDEYNTQWYTRKSMSSGLDFRISQPIKWTDGTITLSNSFNWQDDDNQSFGAKSTSFSNNLSLNLEQPIFTYNKTKMQLKRLEFNLEKAKIQYALAQLNIEKNVTSAFYSVYQSYKRLVTAREAFQSQKQNYEIIKNKVDQGLIPPEELFQAEVTLATNENSLADTETSYENTKDQFKQTLGLPLDIDISILPDIQIDSVHVDVNQAVKYALTQRMEIRQQQIAIEEGIFSLIEARDNNKFKGSISARVGLMGQGNKFNGAFSKPDDNETIGITLTVPIWDWGARKANIRSSELSNENTEISNEEERKSIILNVRQVCRELPKLLRQIEIARQTVKNAERTYDINAEKYRSGTLTGMELKNQQTQLTDAKNALTDAIISYKLKLLDLKIQTLWDYQSNSSYLPVNLLK